Proteins from a genomic interval of Dichotomicrobium thermohalophilum:
- a CDS encoding tetratricopeptide repeat protein, which produces MAALIEGGSYGERPDDEARFASPHAAYRIGVESLANDDVARAVPALEFAADRGVLGAQLRLARLYSSDETYRSRAKALTYYHMIVNEYGDVDRLHPVSRHVAEALRNLSRFYRDGVPEIGLQPDARRAAQLMRDAASYFRDPRAQFEIGRMYAEGDGVARSRRLAASWLLKASQKRYAPAQAYLGEMLWQADANDRLRAQGLALLVLAMNNADDAQRARIEARYREMGQDAQAAVIKQAEHFVAAWDSFRTKNALQTATAQLRALRSTPLEAAPVGSLVVSVSDDSYVAGGEGAVGTLMRDIRLYLPYDMVASDVENAGASIAPHPMEKFVRGQPALGEDDTRHDITTVEINRYGGEMLSVGADAPTQ; this is translated from the coding sequence TTGGCCGCACTGATCGAAGGCGGATCATATGGCGAAAGGCCGGATGACGAGGCGCGTTTCGCCTCGCCACATGCGGCTTATCGGATCGGTGTCGAGTCGCTGGCGAACGACGATGTCGCCAGGGCCGTACCGGCGCTCGAATTCGCGGCGGATCGCGGGGTGCTCGGTGCGCAGTTGCGGCTCGCGCGCCTGTACAGCAGCGACGAGACTTACCGCAGTCGCGCGAAAGCGCTGACCTACTACCACATGATCGTCAACGAATATGGCGATGTCGACCGGCTGCATCCGGTCTCCCGGCATGTCGCCGAAGCCCTGCGGAATCTCTCCCGCTTCTACCGCGACGGCGTGCCCGAAATCGGTCTTCAGCCCGATGCCCGACGCGCGGCGCAATTGATGCGCGATGCCGCGAGCTACTTCCGCGATCCCAGGGCGCAGTTCGAAATCGGTAGGATGTACGCCGAGGGCGATGGCGTGGCACGCAGCCGGCGCCTCGCGGCGAGCTGGCTCCTCAAGGCGAGCCAGAAGAGATATGCTCCGGCGCAGGCCTATCTCGGCGAAATGCTGTGGCAGGCGGATGCCAACGACCGTTTACGGGCACAGGGCCTGGCACTGCTGGTGCTCGCGATGAATAACGCTGATGACGCGCAGCGCGCGCGCATCGAAGCGCGCTACCGCGAGATGGGTCAGGATGCCCAGGCGGCGGTCATCAAACAGGCTGAGCACTTTGTGGCCGCCTGGGACAGCTTCCGCACAAAAAATGCCCTGCAGACCGCCACTGCGCAGCTCCGGGCGCTCCGCTCCACCCCGCTCGAAGCGGCGCCTGTGGGCAGCCTCGTTGTCTCAGTCAGCGACGATTCCTACGTGGCCGGGGGCGAAGGTGCCGTCGGAACACTTATGCGCGATATCCGGCTGTATCTGCCCTACGACATGGTTGCGAGCGACGTGGAGAACGCCGGGGCAAGCATCGCGCCCCATCCGATGGAAAAGTTCGTGCGCGGCCAGCCGGCCCTGGGAGAAGACGACACGCGCCACGACATTACCACGGTGGAAATCAACCGTTACGGCGGCGAGATGCTCTCCGTCGGGGCGGACGCCCCCACGCAATGA
- a CDS encoding GNAT family N-acetyltransferase, with protein sequence MDNRSIRLSGPEDAALIEQLHDAVFGPGRFTRTAYRVREQAGEAGFGLTAWCDGELIGSVHFTPVTIGGRGGVMMLGPLAVAPGFKAQGFGRWLVEEGVKEARARGAELVILVGDLPYYARMGFQRVPAGEISLPGPVAPERLLARELREGALAAYRGMVAGDNGWRPRAASETPGQRAAE encoded by the coding sequence ATGGACAACCGGTCGATCCGGCTGAGCGGGCCGGAAGACGCAGCGCTGATCGAACAGCTCCATGATGCGGTTTTCGGGCCGGGGCGTTTCACACGGACGGCCTATCGCGTGCGCGAGCAGGCGGGGGAGGCTGGCTTTGGGCTGACGGCCTGGTGCGACGGGGAACTGATCGGCTCGGTGCATTTCACGCCGGTGACGATCGGCGGGCGCGGTGGCGTGATGATGCTTGGCCCGCTGGCGGTTGCGCCGGGCTTCAAGGCGCAGGGTTTCGGGCGCTGGCTGGTTGAGGAGGGCGTCAAGGAAGCACGGGCGCGCGGTGCGGAATTGGTCATCCTGGTCGGCGATCTTCCCTATTACGCGCGGATGGGCTTCCAGCGAGTCCCAGCGGGCGAGATCAGCTTGCCTGGGCCAGTGGCGCCAGAGCGGCTGCTGGCGCGCGAACTGCGCGAGGGCGCACTCGCGGCTTATAGAGGGATGGTGGCTGGCGATAATGGATGGCGCCCTCGGGCGGCATCAGAGACCCCAGGGCAACGCGCCGCTGAGTAA
- a CDS encoding glutathione S-transferase family protein — MGLLIDGVWYDKWYDTEKTGGRFVRSESVFRNWITPDGSPGPSGEGGFAAEPGRYHLYVSLACPWAHRTLIFRALKGLEDMISVDVVHPDMGSEGWVFDDSYPGATGDTVNGAKRLYENYLKAKPDYTGRVTVPTLWDKKRETIVSNESAEIIRMLNSAFDHVGAAKGDYYPQELRDEIDAINERVYTTVNNGVYKCGFATTQDAYEENFHPLFDTLDHIEDRLSRNRYLVGDRLTEADWRLFTTLVRFDAVYYSHFKCNQRRIIDYPNIWGYVRELYQMPGIADTVSLDHIKRHYYGSHETINPSRIVPVGPEIHFNAPHSRDHLPNASPLPMTA; from the coding sequence ATGGGACTTCTGATAGACGGAGTCTGGTACGACAAATGGTACGACACCGAAAAGACCGGCGGCCGCTTCGTCCGTAGCGAGTCGGTCTTCCGCAACTGGATCACGCCCGACGGATCGCCGGGCCCCTCGGGCGAAGGCGGCTTCGCGGCGGAACCGGGCCGCTATCACCTCTATGTCTCGCTCGCCTGCCCGTGGGCGCACCGCACCCTCATCTTCCGCGCCCTCAAGGGGCTGGAGGACATGATCAGCGTCGATGTCGTACATCCGGATATGGGGTCGGAAGGCTGGGTCTTCGATGACAGCTACCCCGGCGCGACGGGCGATACCGTGAACGGCGCGAAACGGCTCTACGAAAACTACCTCAAGGCCAAACCGGACTACACCGGCCGCGTGACTGTGCCGACGCTATGGGACAAGAAGCGCGAGACGATCGTCAGCAACGAGTCCGCCGAGATCATCCGCATGTTGAACAGCGCGTTCGACCACGTGGGCGCAGCCAAGGGCGACTACTACCCGCAAGAACTGCGCGATGAGATCGACGCGATCAATGAGCGCGTCTACACGACCGTGAACAACGGCGTCTACAAATGCGGCTTCGCCACCACGCAGGATGCCTACGAAGAGAATTTCCACCCGCTATTCGACACGCTCGACCACATCGAGGACCGGCTGTCACGCAACCGCTATCTCGTCGGCGACCGGCTGACCGAGGCGGACTGGCGGTTGTTCACGACGCTCGTGCGCTTTGACGCGGTCTATTACAGCCACTTCAAGTGCAATCAGCGCCGGATCATCGATTACCCGAACATCTGGGGCTATGTCCGCGAGCTTTACCAGATGCCGGGCATCGCGGACACCGTCTCGCTCGATCACATAAAGCGGCATTATTACGGCTCACACGAGACCATCAACCCGTCCCGTATCGTGCCGGTGGGACCGGAAATCCACTTCAATGCACCGCACAGCCGGGACCATCTGCCCAACGCCTCGCCACTACCAATGACCGCTTAG
- a CDS encoding NUDIX domain-containing protein, with amino-acid sequence MIRRAAFSLLRPYFRLTRGMTLGAQGVIIDRDERVLLIRHAYQPGWRFPGGGVEWRETLEEALARELFEETGVRVAGRPRLHGVFGNFTTFPSDHVALFLIREWEQAHVPEPNREIAAQGFFPRDAVPEDTVRPVRQRLAEIFEGAELSGHW; translated from the coding sequence ATGATCCGACGTGCGGCCTTTTCCCTGCTACGCCCCTATTTCCGGCTGACCCGTGGCATGACGCTGGGAGCCCAGGGCGTGATCATCGATCGGGATGAGCGCGTCCTTCTCATTCGCCACGCCTATCAGCCCGGTTGGCGTTTTCCCGGCGGCGGCGTCGAGTGGCGTGAGACGCTCGAAGAGGCGTTGGCGCGCGAATTGTTCGAGGAGACGGGCGTGCGGGTCGCAGGCCGCCCCCGTCTCCATGGCGTCTTCGGCAATTTCACCACTTTCCCGAGCGATCACGTGGCCCTCTTCTTGATCCGCGAATGGGAGCAGGCGCATGTGCCCGAGCCGAACCGGGAAATCGCCGCCCAAGGTTTCTTCCCGCGCGACGCTGTCCCCGAGGATACGGTGCGGCCGGTGCGTCAGCGTCTCGCCGAGATTTTCGAGGGTGCGGAGCTAAGCGGTCATTGGTAG